A window from Puniceicoccaceae bacterium encodes these proteins:
- a CDS encoding LysE family translocator has translation MTPFAAFSLLIIMLGLAAMPSASVALVVTRSATGGFRHGVAVAAGVVLGDLVFVALALLGMSFLAETMGAFFAVLKLAGGTYLIWLGISLLRTRSELSVETSPQRPVSMLTSFAAGFLLTLGDVKAIFFYASLFPTVVELSTLSTTDVLAIVLVTLLAVGGVKLVYAFLAQRIVRRIQNRRMQTLARTTAGGLMIGAGSYLIVKA, from the coding sequence ATGACTCCATTCGCCGCCTTTTCCCTGCTCATCATCATGCTCGGCTTGGCTGCCATGCCCAGTGCCAGTGTGGCACTGGTCGTGACGCGCTCAGCAACAGGAGGCTTTCGCCATGGAGTGGCTGTAGCCGCAGGAGTGGTTCTCGGTGATCTTGTGTTTGTCGCTCTGGCACTTCTGGGGATGTCGTTTCTGGCAGAGACCATGGGAGCATTTTTTGCCGTGCTGAAGCTTGCAGGTGGAACCTATCTCATCTGGCTCGGAATCAGTCTGTTGCGGACGCGGAGCGAGCTTTCGGTCGAAACGTCGCCGCAACGTCCCGTTTCCATGCTCACGAGTTTTGCTGCGGGATTCCTGCTCACCCTCGGGGACGTCAAAGCAATCTTCTTCTACGCGAGTCTCTTCCCCACTGTCGTTGAACTATCAACCCTGAGCACAACCGATGTTCTCGCCATTGTTCTGGTGACCCTGCTCGCTGTCGGTGGGGTCAAACTCGTCTACGCCTTTCTGGCCCAACGCATCGTGCGCCGCATCCAAAACCGCCGAATGCAGACCCTCGCGCGCACAACTGCAGGCGGTCTGATGATCGGCGCAGGCAGCTATCTGATCGTCAAAGCATGA